In a single window of the Melioribacteraceae bacterium genome:
- a CDS encoding aryl-sulfate sulfotransferase gives MKQYILILLFCLFSSAFAQSTFFNQKLDSIPTDMPIPIITKSNNPSSGYIFASVPYWGSGNHYIVIYNSQGKPVFFKKTKSLCTDFKLHENKLLTYFDYDSKKYYAMDTLMNVVDSFWVQNGFTTDEHDIKFMNNGNVLLIGLDIKTVDMSKYVNGGSRSARVVVNVIQEITPQKNVVFEWKSDEHYKYTDAADRVNLLDLSFVHSHINSIDIDVDENLIVSARNLNEITKIDRKTGNIIWRFGGKNNQFKFVNDTLKFSAQHSAVKLKNGNMLLYDNGLELVPQNARAVEYMLDEENKTATVVWLYKNQPSIISNFWGNAQRLANGNTFIAWGFNKIAATEVNSNNEIVFQMEFPADVYSYRLFKFDINVDNIVSVNNYDDEKKYEILSQNFPNPFNPITTIKYSIPGNVEKLHATSLRVYDVLGREVAVLVNQKKTAGRYEINFDGSKFPSGVYFYKLNAGQYSDSKKMILVK, from the coding sequence ATGAAACAATATATCCTAATTTTATTATTTTGTTTATTTAGCTCAGCTTTTGCACAATCAACATTTTTCAACCAAAAACTCGACTCTATCCCGACCGATATGCCAATCCCAATAATTACTAAATCAAATAATCCTTCAAGTGGGTACATCTTTGCAAGTGTACCTTATTGGGGAAGCGGGAACCATTATATTGTAATTTATAATAGCCAAGGCAAACCAGTATTTTTTAAGAAAACAAAATCATTATGCACCGACTTTAAATTACATGAGAATAAACTTCTAACCTACTTCGACTATGATTCCAAAAAATATTATGCTATGGATACGCTGATGAATGTAGTTGATAGTTTTTGGGTGCAGAATGGTTTTACCACAGATGAGCACGACATAAAATTCATGAATAATGGAAATGTCTTATTGATCGGTCTAGATATTAAAACGGTTGATATGAGTAAATATGTAAATGGGGGAAGCAGAAGCGCGAGAGTAGTAGTGAATGTAATTCAAGAAATTACTCCCCAAAAAAATGTTGTGTTTGAGTGGAAATCAGATGAGCATTATAAATACACAGATGCGGCTGATCGGGTTAATCTATTAGATTTATCTTTTGTTCATTCACACATTAACTCAATTGATATTGATGTCGATGAAAATCTAATTGTCTCGGCTAGAAACCTTAATGAGATTACAAAAATAGATCGTAAAACCGGAAATATTATTTGGAGATTCGGAGGGAAAAATAATCAGTTTAAGTTTGTTAATGATACCCTAAAGTTTTCAGCTCAGCATTCGGCAGTAAAATTAAAAAATGGAAATATGCTGTTATATGATAATGGGCTTGAGCTTGTCCCGCAGAATGCGCGAGCTGTTGAATATATGCTTGATGAAGAAAATAAAACTGCTACTGTTGTTTGGTTATACAAAAACCAACCAAGTATAATTAGCAACTTTTGGGGAAATGCTCAGCGGCTTGCTAATGGAAATACATTTATCGCTTGGGGTTTTAATAAAATTGCCGCAACGGAAGTAAATTCCAACAACGAAATAGTTTTTCAAATGGAATTCCCAGCGGATGTTTACAGTTATAGATTATTTAAGTTCGATATTAATGTTGATAATATAGTTTCTGTCAATAATTATGATGATGAAAAAAAGTATGAGATACTTTCACAGAATTTTCCAAATCCTTTTAATCCAATAACCACAATAAAATATTCAATTCCAGGCAATGTAGAGAAATTGCATGCAACGTCTCTGCGTGTGTATGATGTTTTGGGAAGAGAAGTGGCAGTTCTTGTAAATCAAAAAAAAACAGCCGGCCGTTATGAAATCAATTTTGATGGTTCTAAATTTCCGAGTGGAGTGTACTTCTATAAATTAAATGCAGGACAATATTCTGATTCAAAAAAGATGATTCTAGTAAAATGA
- a CDS encoding T9SS type A sorting domain-containing protein, whose translation MSPKKPHLILITIISSLLFLNVTKSQTITSTTTGGPWTATATWVGGAVPLVGADVVINGPVVCYTGNTCNNLTINSAGSLYNGVGYAWPEQVITVNGNIINNGIIRNEGGNGLAIKVKGNITNNGTWTFKRIELIGTNQTLTLASGKKFENYILVDATAKSKLIAGSDLTFTSSVNLSKSTLDMNNHNLFLIGSSASITNGTAINVRDIMGTKLSGLYPVVYDVIYDGIINLRGLLRVDYGVTFKGNITNNDTLENSTGYAHPEKILKVVGNFDNKGLVRDGGSNGFVVNLTGNLTNSGQWVQKRTELSGNLDQVLNLTAGKSFDSYFVVKDSTGLVKAGSNLIVTRTFDLNKTVFDMGNYSLTLKGDGSYVTNGTVINAKDLIGVHINGLYPVVENIIYDGNINLKGLLRFNWTVTLRGNITVIDTIQNSTGYAHPEKVLKIVGSFTNNGLVRDGGSNGFVLDVTGNIIRNKNPLNKRVQLSGDGKRTVDLTGYAGTISANGTNVQLSGVNYLPYLSVTAGTNCEISGDGILYLKDGVSGILINKGRIVKSKNIVTTGDHSYYKTTVRLAAITALDSLRVEQYGNQVHSSFANALKAYWKLIPHPANSTLTIDQLTLYYDDIQVGNNDESTLQVFHSSDGAQTWKQISTPISITRDPANNWVRINNAPISGDFVLSSSANPLTVIPSIVVSIIGRSQIRVGPPNRYTIYYVNNSDVPADDFLLAINTGSRVHILKSEHPRADGSVEIIPADSLFYEKEDTTLVFYVAGLAPREERTFDIIATADNVGLSKANSAMFIDPASITVATVAVWAAKAAAVYVAVKTIDYVGTKAKESLELTPQQKKAWEQDIGKIPEELKTKETKKEWAAKKVGTKIIEKGMGIVGGGVDLVRAVGRNIWNLKDNLRRKIFSAIQSDLEVPKEETIDGNTYKTDISGVNTKTTQRVTSWDPNEKIGPTGFGDKKFITTAGKMNYQILFENKKEATAPAYKIVIIDTLNSIYDPESVVFGKTSHEGDLYNWIITREGNILKWEIEGIELPPNVTPPEGEGYVTFTVNTKENLPSGTEIKNKATITFDINKPIVTNEYVNKLDFTAPKTTMLPAVNIGSKDEILVLWNSDDGVDGSGIESTTVFMSVDNGPYTFAGSSSNDSLFVKMVSGTHTYSFYGLSKDNVGNVEATMPEVVMASGTTSVKPFDDTIPVKYSLEQNFPNPFNPSTTIVFSIPVTGNVSLKIYNVLGQEVVTLVNEELNAGNYKTLWYAQSISSGIYFYRLETNNFTQTKKLLLLK comes from the coding sequence ATGTCACCAAAAAAGCCTCACCTAATTCTTATCACAATTATTTCATCACTATTATTTCTTAACGTAACAAAATCCCAGACCATCACTTCTACAACTACCGGAGGTCCATGGACCGCCACAGCCACTTGGGTTGGCGGTGCTGTTCCATTAGTGGGTGCCGATGTTGTTATTAACGGGCCGGTAGTATGTTACACTGGAAACACATGCAATAATTTAACTATTAATTCTGCTGGCTCTTTATACAATGGTGTTGGTTATGCTTGGCCTGAACAAGTTATAACTGTTAATGGTAATATTATTAATAATGGGATAATTAGGAATGAGGGGGGAAACGGATTAGCGATTAAAGTCAAAGGAAACATTACAAATAATGGAACGTGGACCTTCAAGAGAATAGAATTAATTGGAACAAATCAGACACTTACACTCGCCAGCGGTAAGAAATTTGAAAACTATATTTTAGTTGATGCAACAGCAAAATCAAAATTGATTGCCGGCTCTGATCTGACTTTTACCTCGAGTGTGAATCTTAGTAAATCTACTCTTGACATGAATAATCACAATCTTTTTTTGATTGGTTCATCAGCATCAATTACGAATGGTACTGCAATAAATGTAAGAGATATTATGGGGACCAAACTTAGTGGTTTATATCCTGTTGTTTACGATGTTATTTATGATGGTATAATTAACTTACGGGGTTTGCTGAGAGTAGATTATGGGGTAACATTTAAGGGTAATATCACAAATAATGATACTCTTGAAAATTCAACGGGTTATGCTCATCCCGAAAAAATATTAAAGGTAGTTGGAAATTTTGATAATAAGGGATTAGTAAGAGATGGTGGAAGTAATGGGTTTGTAGTAAATTTAACCGGCAATCTGACCAACAGCGGTCAATGGGTTCAAAAAAGAACTGAGCTAAGTGGAAACTTAGACCAAGTATTAAATCTAACAGCAGGCAAATCATTTGATTCCTATTTTGTTGTTAAGGACTCAACCGGATTAGTAAAAGCCGGATCGAATCTAATCGTTACACGTACGTTTGATTTAAACAAAACAGTATTTGATATGGGGAACTATTCACTTACATTAAAAGGTGATGGCTCATATGTTACTAATGGTACTGTGATAAATGCTAAGGATTTAATTGGAGTGCATATTAATGGGCTCTACCCGGTTGTTGAAAATATTATTTATGACGGAAACATAAATCTTAAGGGATTACTCCGTTTCAATTGGACGGTAACACTGCGTGGAAATATTACTGTAATTGACACAATTCAAAATTCAACAGGTTATGCTCATCCAGAAAAGGTATTAAAAATAGTCGGCTCTTTTACTAACAATGGATTAGTACGAGATGGAGGAAGTAACGGTTTTGTTTTGGATGTAACCGGAAATATTATTCGCAACAAAAATCCATTAAATAAACGTGTGCAGCTTTCTGGAGATGGGAAAAGAACTGTTGATCTTACCGGATATGCGGGCACTATTTCAGCTAATGGTACTAATGTGCAATTAAGTGGTGTAAATTATCTTCCATATCTCTCAGTAACTGCCGGAACAAATTGTGAGATTTCAGGAGATGGTATTTTATACCTAAAAGATGGGGTTTCAGGTATTCTTATCAATAAAGGCAGAATTGTTAAATCAAAAAATATAGTAACTACTGGAGATCATTCATATTATAAAACTACTGTTAGACTTGCGGCCATAACCGCGCTTGATTCTTTAAGGGTAGAACAATATGGTAATCAGGTTCACTCTTCATTTGCGAATGCGCTTAAAGCATATTGGAAATTAATTCCGCACCCCGCTAATTCTACACTTACAATTGATCAATTGACCCTCTATTATGATGATATCCAAGTTGGAAATAATGATGAATCTACATTACAAGTTTTTCATTCTTCAGATGGAGCGCAGACATGGAAACAAATTTCGACACCAATTAGTATTACACGCGATCCGGCTAATAATTGGGTAAGAATAAACAACGCTCCAATATCGGGGGATTTTGTACTCTCTTCATCAGCAAATCCATTAACTGTCATTCCATCTATTGTTGTATCAATAATTGGAAGATCTCAAATACGTGTTGGACCGCCGAATCGATATACAATTTATTATGTTAATAATAGTGATGTTCCTGCCGATGATTTTCTTTTAGCGATTAATACAGGAAGCCGTGTTCATATTTTGAAATCAGAACATCCTAGAGCAGATGGTAGTGTTGAAATTATTCCGGCTGACAGTTTATTCTATGAAAAAGAGGACACTACTCTTGTCTTTTATGTTGCTGGATTAGCACCACGCGAGGAGAGAACATTTGATATTATCGCAACAGCAGATAATGTTGGATTATCAAAGGCGAATAGTGCAATGTTCATAGACCCGGCAAGTATAACGGTTGCAACTGTTGCTGTTTGGGCCGCCAAAGCCGCTGCAGTTTATGTTGCTGTTAAAACTATTGATTATGTTGGAACTAAAGCTAAGGAATCCTTGGAGTTAACTCCTCAACAGAAAAAAGCATGGGAACAGGATATTGGTAAAATACCAGAGGAATTAAAAACGAAAGAGACAAAAAAAGAATGGGCAGCAAAAAAAGTTGGAACAAAAATAATTGAAAAAGGGATGGGAATAGTTGGTGGAGGTGTTGATCTTGTTAGAGCTGTCGGAAGAAATATTTGGAATCTTAAGGATAATTTGAGACGAAAGATTTTCTCAGCTATTCAAAGTGATCTTGAAGTTCCCAAGGAGGAAACTATTGATGGGAATACTTATAAAACAGACATTTCTGGTGTAAATACGAAAACAACACAACGTGTAACTTCATGGGACCCGAATGAGAAAATTGGTCCTACCGGGTTTGGCGATAAAAAATTTATAACAACTGCCGGTAAAATGAACTATCAAATTCTATTTGAAAATAAAAAGGAAGCTACAGCACCGGCTTATAAAATTGTTATTATAGATACGTTGAATTCAATTTATGATCCTGAGAGTGTTGTTTTTGGAAAAACAAGTCATGAAGGTGATTTATATAATTGGATTATCACTCGTGAAGGAAATATTCTTAAATGGGAAATAGAAGGTATTGAACTGCCGCCAAACGTAACTCCGCCTGAAGGTGAAGGATATGTTACATTTACGGTGAACACAAAAGAAAATTTGCCATCGGGCACTGAAATAAAAAATAAAGCGACAATCACTTTTGATATAAATAAACCTATTGTTACAAATGAATATGTAAACAAACTCGATTTTACCGCACCGAAAACTACAATGCTTCCTGCTGTTAATATTGGCTCAAAGGATGAAATTTTAGTGCTTTGGAACAGTGATGATGGGGTAGATGGGTCCGGGATTGAATCAACGACTGTTTTTATGTCGGTTGATAATGGTCCTTATACTTTCGCCGGAAGTTCTAGCAATGATTCATTGTTCGTAAAAATGGTGAGTGGAACGCATACTTATTCATTCTATGGATTATCAAAAGATAATGTAGGAAATGTTGAGGCAACTATGCCTGAAGTTGTTATGGCGAGCGGAACAACATCAGTTAAGCCGTTCGATGATACTATTCCGGTAAAATATTCACTCGAACAAAATTTCCCTAATCCTTTTAATCCATCAACTACAATAGTGTTCTCTATTCCGGTAACAGGAAATGTTTCATTGAAAATTTATAATGTCTTAGGACAAGAAGTTGTTACTTTAGTTAATGAGGAATTAAATGCCGGAAATTATAAAACATTATGGTATGCACAGAGTATATCTAGCGGAATTTATTTTTATAGATTAGAAACAAATAATTTTACTCAGACAAAAAAACTGTTGTTACTTAAATGA
- a CDS encoding MFS transporter: MNNPSLKKKNNKNRSERFNIFIWTLFDFANTSYSIIVVTFLYAVYFKKVVSNGEPIGDFYWSIGTSTSMIITAFISPILGAIADYSAGKKRFLLFFTALCIVSTSLLYFVSAGNVLMGLLLFILANVGFEAGLVFYDSFLPEITAPKNYGRVSGYGFAMGYLGSLTTLAVVFPFIQAELISETFPISALIFLLFAAPLFIYLKDNRKDRISQKSYLKVGFERVMNTITHIKEYKNLTLFLVAFFFYIEGVNTVIYFAGNYASTSLGFTMQDLIVFFIIVQTTAIFGSLIFGVLSDKIGQKKSLNISLIIWMFTIVVAYYTGKTDTFLMNYIRQQFDLSVEQANIFAFYFVGLLAGTVMGATQSTSRSLMSKLTPPERKTEFFGFYSLFGKSSAILGPLVFGLVSYLTGTQRIAILTINLFFIVGFIILFFVNDGKEQHTSKISLNKV; the protein is encoded by the coding sequence TTGAACAATCCATCCCTAAAAAAGAAAAACAATAAAAACCGCTCTGAAAGATTTAACATCTTTATTTGGACACTATTCGATTTTGCAAACACTTCATACTCAATTATTGTAGTTACTTTTCTATATGCGGTATATTTTAAGAAGGTCGTTAGCAACGGTGAACCGATAGGGGATTTTTACTGGAGTATTGGCACCAGTACTTCTATGATAATCACCGCATTTATCTCACCAATTTTAGGAGCTATTGCTGATTATTCCGCCGGCAAAAAGAGGTTTCTACTTTTTTTTACTGCATTGTGTATAGTTTCCACATCACTTCTCTATTTTGTAAGTGCCGGCAACGTATTAATGGGACTGCTACTCTTTATTTTGGCTAATGTTGGATTTGAAGCCGGACTGGTCTTTTATGATTCATTCCTTCCCGAAATAACAGCGCCTAAAAATTATGGGCGAGTAAGTGGCTATGGATTTGCAATGGGCTATTTGGGCTCATTGACAACGTTGGCTGTAGTATTCCCATTTATTCAAGCAGAGTTAATTAGTGAAACTTTCCCCATTTCCGCACTCATTTTTCTCTTATTTGCCGCTCCATTATTTATCTACCTCAAAGATAACCGCAAGGACAGGATTTCGCAGAAATCATATTTAAAAGTTGGTTTCGAAAGAGTAATGAATACAATTACACATATCAAAGAGTATAAAAATCTAACTCTATTTTTGGTGGCTTTCTTCTTTTATATCGAGGGAGTTAACACTGTAATTTATTTCGCGGGGAATTATGCTAGTACATCTTTGGGATTTACTATGCAGGACTTAATTGTGTTTTTTATAATTGTTCAAACGACAGCTATTTTTGGATCACTAATCTTTGGTGTACTCTCCGATAAAATCGGTCAAAAAAAATCATTAAATATTTCATTAATTATTTGGATGTTTACAATCGTGGTAGCTTACTACACCGGAAAAACTGACACTTTTTTAATGAACTATATTCGTCAGCAATTTGACTTGTCGGTTGAACAAGCAAACATCTTCGCGTTTTATTTCGTTGGTTTATTAGCCGGGACGGTAATGGGAGCTACGCAATCTACAAGTAGAAGTCTAATGTCCAAACTTACTCCTCCCGAAAGAAAAACAGAATTTTTTGGATTTTATTCACTATTTGGAAAGAGCTCCGCTATTCTTGGGCCATTGGTTTTTGGGCTGGTGAGTTATTTAACAGGTACTCAAAGGATTGCGATTCTAACAATAAATTTATTCTTTATTGTCGGTTTTATAATTTTATTCTTTGTTAATGATGGTAAAGAGCAGCACACTTCTAAAATTTCTTTAAATAAAGTTTAA
- a CDS encoding M50 family metallopeptidase, which produces MTITNKNKKYIEAGLLVLLTFVALLFWDSSIIYPVKLFTVMLHELSHALMAIATLGEVKSIKIFFDLGGVSEIEGGNELLIASSGYIGSFLFGALIFYSGMNKKAAKYILPVVSLILFISAIIFFDLIFSVSAIVAAVIFMILIYSINSSISEFIVKYLGLLSLFYVLFDLRTDIFSNRTHISDATHLSIILDIPEYIIGIGWILLACLILLILLKLYLKKF; this is translated from the coding sequence ATGACAATCACAAATAAAAATAAGAAATATATCGAAGCAGGCTTGTTAGTACTACTAACATTTGTTGCCCTTCTCTTCTGGGATTCTTCCATAATTTATCCAGTAAAATTATTCACAGTGATGCTTCATGAACTGAGCCACGCATTAATGGCAATCGCCACTTTGGGCGAGGTAAAATCAATCAAAATCTTTTTTGATTTGGGAGGAGTCTCCGAGATTGAGGGAGGAAATGAGTTATTGATTGCATCATCCGGCTACATTGGGAGTTTTCTTTTTGGTGCGCTCATTTTTTATTCCGGAATGAATAAAAAAGCAGCAAAATATATTTTGCCGGTGGTGTCACTTATTCTTTTTATTTCCGCTATTATTTTTTTCGATTTAATTTTTTCTGTTTCAGCTATAGTGGCTGCGGTAATTTTTATGATTCTAATCTATTCAATCAATTCGTCGATATCTGAATTTATTGTAAAGTACCTTGGCTTATTGAGTCTATTTTATGTTTTATTTGATCTGAGAACTGATATTTTTTCTAATAGAACTCACATTAGCGATGCTACTCATCTTTCAATAATATTAGATATCCCCGAGTATATAATTGGAATTGGATGGATTTTACTGGCTTGCCTAATTTTATTGATTCTGCTTAAACTTTATTTAAAGAAATTTTAG
- a CDS encoding aryl-sulfate sulfotransferase, which translates to MRKLLIIALFISGVVLPIAGQEIIYLSPAPGSTFNPSASTVIIKCSNQIIESSLYENIIFVIGSESGKHTGKILLADDKQTIIFKPDEHFLPGEMVEVFINEGIKTIDGMSVPPYNFEFSIEPKINEQIYTLFRTSLEPQVRNKLSSENHFTEVPKIRTSILNESAIGEGKIFLSAYGVINQTFQSNPAINSSLLIANNDGSIFYSKDIGSNKGAGLTDFKMHPNGLMSYPKVLKNYQWTGGAEVIHMVMDKSFAVVDSFQMGNGYTAETHDFQLLPNGHALLMAYYLVPIDIRSIVPGSHPNAFIDGAVIQVLDADKNVVFQWRTWDYISPSVIPWNMVPGNTQQIINVFHLNSVSQDNDGNLLLGTPGMGLKVSRQTGKILWIIGGILNQFTFSNVAHQEAVGDFGGHTLHRLENGNILVFDNSPFPWQPGYGQISSEVAEYSIDEINKKAELVWKYKPEQIIPGWHAGSAQRLSNGNTVICWGGPPNEGNVQIPIMTEVTQNGEKVFELFFEGTELESYRAFRFELDEGEPSIEVTRDQLLALNTYEFKKDDFNNTGIAIKINEMESFGYNLITVKNYSFAPLAPQFEGKAPLVIPRKIFISSFGISSIKADLRIDINNWGIVNPESTIIYYRKNQNNGMFVPLATTYNFVTGKLTASISSFGEYIVASPDLSSLLLAPIPNSPANQSSVNFKLPVILTWSPVGFALNYSLQVSMNEDFTNLIVDEESLPNAKYNLGLLSSNTKYYWRVKTLNDAGESDWCNTQTFETILPFIRIKKPNGGERWHIGLEYFLEWEDNINEAVTVTLIKNDTPIKNINSTTNTFYPWEIDLTAQPANDYKIKIASITDSTLYDISDNSFSIIDTVTSISIDDRLPDEFTLSQNYPNPFNSETIISFSLTEDRFTSLKIFNSLGEEIANLVNEVLRRGKYFIKWNATNQTSGVYYYKLISGLNSITKKLILLK; encoded by the coding sequence ATGAGGAAATTATTAATAATTGCTCTTTTTATAAGTGGAGTAGTTTTGCCAATTGCCGGACAGGAGATAATCTATTTATCTCCTGCACCCGGCTCAACATTCAATCCTTCAGCATCTACTGTAATCATTAAATGTTCAAATCAGATAATTGAATCAAGTCTTTACGAAAATATTATTTTTGTTATCGGTTCAGAATCGGGGAAGCATACTGGCAAAATATTATTAGCTGATGATAAACAGACAATTATCTTCAAACCGGATGAACATTTCTTACCAGGGGAAATGGTTGAAGTGTTCATAAATGAAGGAATCAAAACTATTGATGGGATGTCAGTTCCTCCCTACAATTTTGAGTTTTCCATTGAACCTAAAATTAATGAGCAGATCTATACACTTTTTCGTACAAGTCTCGAACCACAAGTTAGAAATAAATTAAGTTCAGAAAATCACTTTACTGAAGTCCCTAAGATTAGAACCAGCATACTCAACGAATCAGCAATTGGAGAAGGTAAAATATTTTTATCAGCATATGGAGTAATTAACCAGACTTTTCAAAGTAACCCTGCAATAAATTCTTCATTGCTAATTGCAAATAATGATGGCTCAATTTTTTATTCGAAAGATATTGGTTCTAATAAAGGAGCTGGATTAACTGATTTCAAAATGCATCCCAACGGATTAATGAGTTATCCAAAGGTTCTAAAAAATTACCAATGGACCGGCGGCGCTGAAGTAATACATATGGTTATGGATAAATCATTTGCTGTGGTTGATAGTTTTCAGATGGGGAATGGATACACAGCCGAGACTCATGATTTTCAACTTCTTCCAAATGGTCATGCATTATTGATGGCTTATTATTTAGTGCCTATAGATATTAGGTCAATTGTTCCTGGCAGTCATCCAAATGCATTTATTGATGGAGCAGTGATTCAAGTACTTGATGCAGATAAAAATGTTGTGTTTCAATGGCGAACATGGGATTATATAAGCCCAAGTGTTATTCCCTGGAATATGGTGCCCGGTAATACTCAGCAAATAATAAATGTTTTTCATCTCAACTCTGTAAGTCAAGATAATGATGGGAATCTTTTATTAGGAACACCGGGAATGGGATTAAAGGTCAGCCGGCAAACCGGAAAAATATTATGGATTATTGGAGGAATACTAAACCAGTTTACCTTTTCAAATGTTGCTCATCAAGAAGCTGTGGGAGATTTTGGCGGACACACACTGCATCGATTAGAAAATGGAAATATACTTGTGTTTGATAATTCACCGTTTCCTTGGCAGCCAGGTTACGGTCAAATTTCTTCTGAAGTTGCAGAGTATTCTATTGATGAAATAAATAAAAAAGCTGAACTTGTATGGAAATATAAACCGGAACAGATTATACCTGGTTGGCATGCAGGAAGCGCACAACGTCTTTCAAATGGCAATACTGTTATTTGCTGGGGCGGTCCTCCTAATGAGGGAAATGTGCAAATCCCAATAATGACCGAAGTAACGCAAAATGGGGAAAAAGTATTCGAACTTTTTTTTGAAGGTACCGAACTCGAAAGTTACAGAGCATTCCGTTTTGAATTAGATGAAGGGGAGCCAAGTATTGAAGTAACGAGAGATCAACTTCTTGCTCTCAATACTTATGAATTTAAAAAAGATGATTTTAACAATACCGGTATCGCAATTAAAATAAATGAGATGGAAAGTTTTGGTTATAATTTAATTACTGTTAAAAATTATTCCTTTGCTCCTTTAGCTCCTCAATTTGAGGGTAAAGCTCCGCTAGTAATTCCAAGAAAAATATTTATTTCAAGCTTTGGTATTTCGAGCATCAAGGCGGATTTGCGAATTGATATTAATAATTGGGGAATAGTAAATCCTGAAAGTACAATTATTTATTACCGTAAAAATCAAAACAATGGAATGTTTGTTCCACTTGCTACCACATACAATTTTGTTACCGGAAAATTGACCGCGAGTATTAGCTCATTCGGAGAATATATTGTTGCTAGTCCGGATTTATCATCACTACTATTAGCCCCGATCCCAAACTCTCCAGCTAATCAATCTTCAGTTAACTTTAAACTACCCGTTATCTTGACTTGGAGTCCTGTGGGTTTTGCTCTCAACTATTCATTGCAAGTATCTATGAATGAGGACTTTACAAACCTTATCGTTGATGAAGAGTCACTACCCAATGCCAAATATAATCTGGGTTTACTATCATCAAACACAAAATATTATTGGCGTGTAAAAACACTCAATGATGCTGGTGAAAGTGATTGGTGCAACACTCAAACTTTTGAGACGATTCTTCCATTCATTAGAATAAAGAAACCGAATGGGGGCGAAAGGTGGCATATCGGTCTGGAATACTTTTTAGAATGGGAGGATAATATTAATGAGGCAGTGACTGTTACACTGATAAAGAATGATACTCCGATTAAGAACATCAATAGCACAACAAATACATTTTATCCTTGGGAAATTGATTTAACTGCCCAACCTGCAAATGATTATAAAATCAAAATTGCTAGCATTACTGATAGTACACTTTACGATATTAGCGATAATTCGTTTTCAATTATTGACACTGTAACGAGCATAAGTATTGATGACCGACTCCCGGACGAATTTACTTTATCACAAAATTATCCAAATCCATTTAATTCAGAAACGATAATCAGCTTTTCACTCACCGAAGATCGTTTTACATCTCTCAAAATATTTAATTCACTCGGAGAAGAAATAGCGAATTTAGTAAATGAAGTATTGAGAAGAGGTAAATATTTCATTAAATGGAATGCCACTAATCAAACTTCAGGAGTCTACTACTATAAATTAATTTCGGGACTGAACTCAATTACAAAAAAGTTAATACTTCTCAAGTAA